One window of Nostoc sp. C052 genomic DNA carries:
- a CDS encoding type II toxin-antitoxin system VapC family toxin yields the protein MHSEVFLDTSFAIALSAPSDRLHDRALHLAKMLQAAETRLVTTQAVMLEIGNALSQQPYRQAAIILLNSLVADSKVEIVPLSQELYERAFQLYRERTEKEWGFVDCVSFIVMQYSGITEALTADEHFQQAGFRALLRENLP from the coding sequence ATGCATTCTGAAGTCTTTCTTGATACATCATTTGCCATTGCCTTATCTGCACCGAGCGATCGCCTGCATGACCGAGCCTTGCATCTGGCTAAAATGTTACAAGCAGCAGAAACTCGTTTGGTGACAACACAGGCGGTAATGTTGGAAATTGGCAATGCCTTATCCCAACAACCTTATCGTCAGGCGGCAATCATATTATTAAATTCTCTAGTAGCAGACTCTAAAGTAGAAATTGTCCCCCTTTCCCAGGAACTCTACGAACGTGCTTTTCAGCTATATCGCGAACGAACAGAGAAAGAATGGGGATTTGTCGATTGCGTATCTTTTATTGTCATGCAATATAGCGGAATCACTGAAGCACTGACCGCCGATGAGCATTTTCAACAAGCAGGCTTTCGAGCATTATTGCGAGAAAATTTGCCGTAA
- a CDS encoding DUF427 domain-containing protein, with translation MPKAIWNGAVLAESDNTVVVEGNHYFPVDTINKQYFAESNTHTTCPWKGVASYYSIEVDGQINKDAAWYYPSTKEKAKNIEGYVAFWKGVKVEA, from the coding sequence ATGCCAAAAGCAATTTGGAATGGTGCTGTTTTAGCCGAGAGCGATAATACTGTAGTTGTGGAAGGCAACCATTATTTCCCTGTTGACACCATTAACAAACAGTACTTCGCAGAGAGTAACACCCACACAACTTGTCCTTGGAAAGGTGTTGCCAGTTACTACAGTATCGAAGTTGATGGGCAAATCAATAAAGATGCTGCTTGGTATTATCCCAGCACCAAGGAGAAGGCTAAAAATATTGAAGGTTATGTGGCCTTCTGGAAGGGTGTAAAAGTCGAGGCTTAA
- a CDS encoding HEAT repeat domain-containing protein produces the protein MAERRKLTTNPLTSTEGVTLQVDDVYVPLGLVERKKQSKRHDDIPPEQGSELYKEKEIIKTFEHDAFLEEVLKQKNTPKSQGKRIAIIGEPGAGKTTLLQQIANWVSREIHQSIVIWVSLADLRGQEIRPYLLETWLTQVAQKTGKAEASKQLKDDFVALFKQNNVWLLLDGLDEMSASSANPLSEIARQFREGGLISQARIVLTCRVNLWDGNVNALDDFDTYRTLDFSYPEQVEKFIHKWFATIPETGKQLCTALKEPGKERIQDLVKNPLRLTLLCWNWQSGDGKLPDTQAGLYQQFVDDFYKWKKDEFAINSHQRQELNVKLGELAKAAIDKEATRFRLQQDFVSGFLGDADDEKSLLKLALNRGWLNCVGIDTNRKPVYAFFHASFQEYFAAKAIDDWHFFLNHVPKNPSKGTYRIFEPQWKQTILLWLGREEEKVKQQKQQFIDALVNFQDGCQKFYDYRAYFLAATGIAEFREYFKVDDILRQILKWTIDNRSSIKEEASSALQQTDRTKAITVLVQLLQSTTMDDYTRRLAALSLGEIGTGNQTAIAALVQLLQSTTVDSATRMLAALSLGEIDPGNEIAIAVLVQLLQSTTVDIATRRLAAESLGRTDPGNQTAITVLVQLLRSTTMDDFIRKEAAESLGRIDPGNQTAITVLVQLLQSTTMDIHTRFQVAFSLREIGTGNQTAIAALVQLLQLTTVDIVTHKLAANSLGIIDPGNQTAIAALVQLLQSTTVDDFTRRRAADSLRKIGIGNEIAIAALVQLLQSTTVDDDTRRQVAESLGEIDPGNEIAIAALVQLLQSTTMDNFIHWQAAESLGEIDPGNEIAIAALVQLLQSTTVGDFIRREAADSLGEIDPGNEVALAALVQLLQSTTVDDFIRREAADSLGKILQNNEHRFAVVKALSGYWRLDDEYYNLAWKCAQNMPYPDFYQAWHQHNFATRAMRSLKKILLTRII, from the coding sequence TTGGCAGAACGGCGAAAGCTGACTACAAATCCTCTGACATCAACTGAGGGAGTAACCCTGCAAGTTGATGATGTTTACGTACCACTAGGATTAGTTGAGCGCAAAAAACAATCTAAGCGTCATGATGATATTCCTCCAGAACAGGGTTCAGAACTGTACAAGGAGAAAGAAATCATCAAAACATTTGAGCATGATGCTTTTCTGGAAGAAGTTCTTAAACAGAAGAACACGCCTAAAAGTCAAGGTAAGCGAATTGCTATTATTGGCGAACCAGGTGCAGGAAAGACAACACTGTTACAGCAGATTGCTAATTGGGTATCTCGTGAGATTCACCAGTCAATTGTGATTTGGGTATCTTTAGCAGATTTGCGAGGTCAGGAAATAAGACCTTATCTGTTGGAGACTTGGTTGACTCAAGTCGCACAGAAGACAGGTAAAGCTGAAGCCTCTAAGCAACTAAAAGATGATTTTGTGGCTTTATTTAAGCAAAACAATGTGTGGCTGCTGCTAGATGGGTTAGATGAAATGTCCGCATCTTCAGCTAATCCTCTATCAGAAATTGCACGGCAATTCCGTGAAGGAGGGTTAATTTCTCAAGCGCGAATTGTGCTGACTTGTCGGGTTAATCTATGGGATGGCAACGTTAATGCACTTGATGATTTTGATACCTATCGCACTTTAGATTTTTCTTATCCAGAACAGGTAGAAAAATTTATTCACAAATGGTTTGCTACTATTCCCGAAACTGGAAAGCAGTTATGTACTGCGTTAAAAGAACCGGGTAAAGAACGGATTCAGGATTTAGTGAAAAATCCTCTGCGGTTGACGCTGCTGTGCTGGAATTGGCAATCAGGAGATGGTAAGTTACCAGATACTCAAGCAGGACTTTATCAGCAATTTGTTGATGACTTCTACAAGTGGAAGAAAGACGAATTTGCTATCAACTCTCATCAACGTCAGGAACTCAATGTCAAATTGGGGGAATTAGCTAAAGCAGCAATAGACAAAGAAGCAACACGTTTTCGCTTACAGCAAGATTTTGTTAGTGGCTTTTTGGGAGATGCTGATGATGAAAAGTCGCTGCTAAAATTAGCACTAAATCGCGGCTGGCTGAACTGTGTAGGAATAGATACAAATAGAAAACCTGTTTACGCTTTCTTTCATGCCTCATTTCAAGAATATTTTGCTGCTAAAGCAATTGATGACTGGCATTTCTTTCTCAACCACGTTCCCAAAAATCCCAGTAAAGGAACTTATCGCATCTTTGAACCGCAATGGAAGCAAACAATATTACTTTGGTTAGGAAGAGAAGAAGAAAAGGTCAAACAGCAAAAGCAACAGTTTATCGATGCTTTAGTTAATTTTCAAGATGGATGTCAAAAATTTTATGACTATCGCGCCTATTTTTTAGCCGCTACAGGAATTGCAGAGTTTAGAGAATATTTTAAAGTAGATGATATATTAAGACAAATTTTAAAGTGGACAATTGATAATCGGAGTTCTATCAAAGAGGAAGCTAGTTCAGCACTGCAACAGACAGACCGTACAAAGGCGATTACGGTCTTGGTGCAACTGCTGCAATCAACTACTATGGATGACTACACCCGTAGGCTGGCAGCATTAAGCTTAGGGGAAATCGGCACAGGCAATCAAACAGCGATCGCCGCCTTGGTGCAACTGCTGCAATCAACTACTGTGGATAGCGCCACCCGTATGCTGGCAGCATTAAGCTTAGGGGAAATCGACCCAGGCAATGAAATTGCGATTGCGGTCTTGGTGCAACTGCTGCAATCAACTACTGTGGATATCGCCACCCGTAGGCTCGCAGCAGAAAGCTTAGGCAGAACTGACCCAGGCAATCAAACAGCGATTACGGTCTTGGTGCAACTGCTGCGATCAACTACTATGGATGACTTCATCCGTAAAGAGGCAGCAGAAAGCTTAGGCAGAATTGACCCAGGCAATCAAACAGCGATTACGGTCTTGGTGCAACTACTGCAATCAACTACTATGGATATCCACACCCGTTTCCAAGTAGCATTCAGCTTAAGGGAAATCGGCACAGGCAATCAAACAGCGATTGCCGCCTTGGTGCAACTGCTACAATTAACTACTGTGGATATCGTCACCCATAAGCTGGCAGCAAACAGCTTAGGCATAATTGACCCAGGCAATCAAACAGCGATCGCTGCTTTGGTGCAACTCCTGCAATCAACTACTGTGGATGATTTCACCCGTAGGCGGGCAGCAGATAGCTTAAGGAAAATCGGTATAGGTAATGAAATAGCGATTGCTGCCTTGGTGCAACTGCTGCAATCAACTACTGTAGATGACGACACTCGTAGGCAGGTAGCAGAAAGCTTAGGGGAAATCGACCCAGGCAATGAAATTGCGATTGCCGCCTTGGTGCAACTGCTGCAATCAACTACTATGGATAACTTCATCCATTGGCAGGCAGCAGAAAGCTTAGGGGAAATCGACCCAGGCAATGAAATTGCGATCGCCGCCTTAGTGCAACTGCTGCAATCAACTACTGTGGGTGACTTTATCCGTAGGGAGGCAGCAGATAGCTTAGGGGAAATCGACCCAGGCAATGAAGTGGCGCTCGCCGCCTTGGTGCAACTGCTGCAATCAACTACTGTGGATGACTTCATCCGTAGGGAGGCAGCAGATAGCTTAGGGAAAATTCTACAGAATAATGAGCATCGCTTTGCGGTAGTCAAAGCTTTAAGTGGTTACTGGCGATTGGACGATGAGTACTACAATTTAGCCTGGAAATGCGCCCAGAATATGCCTTACCCCGATTTCTATCAAGCTTGGCATCAGCATAATTTTGCTACTCGTGCAATGCGAAGCTTAAAGAAAATCCTCTTGACAAGAATCATTTAA
- a CDS encoding glutamine synthetase family protein, producing the protein MAVNKAFKKVKKSLQEAGVRFVRILWCDNANIIRGKAVHIEMLSHYFDYGVGISAGQQGVPVMYDAVIPETGLGPVGEIRLVPDWFSFTPLPYAPSHARVIGNMVLNGSPWALCPRNFLVRMIEAARREGLEIKAAFENEFYLFRQTSEGIIPADSTVFASTQAMDIHREVIDEIVEALIAQKIPIEQYYPESGPGQQEISMRYTDALRAADWQISFRETVKAIAHHHNLTASFLPKIFPDAAGSGCHIHLSLWRNGQNILPDPQDICGVSQIGQAFIAGILDHLPALMALTTPSTNSYRRIRPHSWSGAFRCWGLDNREAAVRVPSNPGFNGSSHFELKTVDASANPYLALGAVIAAGLDGVQRSLKPGNPIAQDPGHLPIEERHANGIDLLPQSLGEALDHLKQNNILLNALNSDLSQAFLAVRQAEWSAMKDWELEAEVKLLLEKY; encoded by the coding sequence ATGGCTGTAAACAAAGCATTTAAAAAAGTCAAAAAATCTCTTCAGGAAGCTGGAGTTAGGTTTGTCCGTATCCTTTGGTGTGACAACGCCAACATCATTCGTGGCAAAGCTGTTCATATCGAGATGTTATCCCACTACTTTGACTATGGTGTAGGCATTTCTGCTGGACAACAGGGAGTACCTGTAATGTATGATGCTGTCATCCCTGAAACTGGTCTAGGGCCAGTAGGCGAAATCCGTCTAGTACCAGATTGGTTTAGCTTCACTCCTTTACCTTACGCTCCAAGTCATGCTCGTGTAATAGGGAACATGGTACTTAATGGGAGTCCTTGGGCGTTGTGTCCCCGTAATTTTTTGGTACGGATGATTGAGGCGGCCAGACGCGAGGGGTTGGAAATTAAAGCTGCATTTGAAAATGAATTTTATTTATTTCGGCAAACATCTGAGGGAATTATACCCGCAGATTCTACAGTTTTTGCTTCGACTCAAGCAATGGATATCCATCGAGAAGTAATTGATGAGATAGTCGAAGCACTCATTGCCCAAAAAATTCCTATTGAGCAATATTATCCCGAATCTGGCCCAGGTCAACAGGAAATCTCTATGCGATATACTGATGCTTTGCGGGCAGCTGATTGGCAGATTAGCTTTAGAGAAACCGTGAAAGCGATCGCTCATCACCATAATCTTACAGCCTCTTTCTTACCCAAAATTTTCCCAGATGCGGCTGGTAGCGGTTGCCACATCCATCTTAGTCTCTGGCGTAATGGGCAAAATATCCTACCAGATCCTCAAGATATCTGCGGTGTTTCCCAGATAGGCCAAGCATTTATTGCTGGTATACTCGATCATCTGCCAGCACTAATGGCGTTAACTACTCCTAGCACTAATTCTTACCGCCGCATTCGTCCTCATAGCTGGAGTGGTGCTTTCCGTTGTTGGGGACTAGACAACCGTGAGGCTGCCGTGAGAGTGCCCAGCAATCCTGGATTCAACGGTTCCAGCCATTTTGAGTTAAAAACTGTTGATGCTTCAGCCAATCCTTACCTCGCTTTAGGTGCGGTGATTGCAGCTGGACTTGATGGTGTACAACGAAGTTTAAAACCGGGGAATCCTATTGCACAAGACCCCGGACATCTGCCAATTGAAGAACGTCATGCCAATGGTATTGACCTTTTACCCCAAAGTCTTGGCGAAGCTCTAGACCACCTAAAACAGAATAATATTCTTTTAAATGCTTTAAATTCAGATTTATCGCAAGCATTTTTAGCAGTCCGTCAAGCTGAATGGTCAGCCATGAAAGATTGGGAATTGGAGGCAGAAGTAAAGCTTTTATTAGAGAAATACTAA
- a CDS encoding Uma2 family endonuclease codes for MATTLHKSISLAEFLKLPETKPANEFIDGRIYQKPMPQGKHSRLQLKLCNAISQIAEEQEIALAFPELRCTFGGRSIIPDVSIFAWERIPFDANGEIENTFGIYPDWTIEILSPEQNTTKVIINILHCLKHGTQLGWLLDPDERLVLIFLPGQQPIEMTGDEVLPVPDFLQLNLTATQIFAWLKPTKVSQ; via the coding sequence ATGGCAACCACGCTGCACAAATCAATCTCCTTAGCAGAATTCCTCAAACTGCCAGAAACCAAGCCTGCTAATGAATTTATCGATGGTCGTATCTACCAGAAACCAATGCCACAAGGCAAACATTCTCGGCTACAACTAAAACTTTGTAACGCAATTAGCCAAATTGCTGAAGAACAAGAAATTGCTTTGGCTTTTCCAGAATTACGCTGCACATTTGGCGGACGATCGATTATCCCAGACGTGAGTATATTTGCTTGGGAACGGATTCCTTTTGATGCTAATGGGGAAATTGAAAATACCTTTGGAATTTACCCTGATTGGACAATTGAAATTCTTTCACCAGAACAGAATACAACCAAGGTAATTATAAATATTCTTCACTGTCTAAAACACGGCACTCAATTAGGGTGGTTGCTCGATCCCGATGAACGCTTAGTATTGATATTTTTGCCAGGACAGCAACCTATAGAGATGACTGGGGATGAAGTATTGCCTGTACCTGATTTTTTGCAACTTAATTTAACAGCTACACAGATTTTTGCATGGCTAAAACCAACAAAAGTTAGTCAATAA
- a CDS encoding hybrid sensor histidine kinase/response regulator, whose amino-acid sequence MSQDKELEIQMQFLEEATDYLNTLEGVLLEIDTSNRIDLDKINAALRATHSIKGGAGMMGFRSLSDLSHRLEDSFKVLKTKKNSLEIDTQLQSLLLSGVDWLRQIVELLAEGNVVEDQWLATFCYPIFDELHDRLGDPTPEDASTMLSPEDGQDVIPLLFSTEVEECLQRLESILTDSEQPGLHEEITIMAAELGGLGEMLQLPAFSKLCESVTQHLETVSSSRIPEIAQLALQAWRRSQALVLTNQLDNLPTEINLGSSTQPPLLLPAEIIPQLLPTDTLETEAASTAVWQAEITPETWIKDEALAQPTAGIAANFTFVDAEFADEVNGVNVTEHNTIFSREDNSPDAKFGEGKGEQNGVVKERETHENSVRVPSKQLEQINDLFGELIVQRNGLNSHLERLRKLVRNLNQRVQVLDRENQDLRIAYDKISTQAAGVRAQAENGHQIQDTDREFDTLEMDRYNDLNLRSQEVMETIVQVQEVTTDVQLSVDDTDNIARKLNKTSKQLQTKLNHIRMRPLSDLIERFPRALRDLNVEYGKNVQLKIEGGNTLIERSILEALNEPLMHLLRNAFDHGIEDSSTRRLLGKPEQGLIEITATHRSNRTLITIRDDGWGISLEKIRTRALAMGLDASLLANASDEELLSLIFEPGFTTSEQVTALSGRGVGMDVVRNNLKLIRGDVKVDTEPGVGTTFTLSVPFTLSVARVLLVEINKMLLAFPTDVISEISLLQDERVFQMAGSEVLNWQGTMLPLIRLTRYLEFNCLRYDTSELETPAAINANSVLVVKGNNQPVAIQIDRCWGEQEVAIRQVEGNIPLPEGFSNCTILGDGRVVPLVNINELLYWIATNRKTPRGTQLPSARLKTPFLIFDEEKISAASVKQKGTILIVDDSINVRRFLALTLEKGGYQVEQAKDGQDALEKLHSGLRVEAVICDIEMPRLDGYGFLGKVNSDVDTKNIPVAMLTSRSSNKHRQLAMQLGARAYFSKPYNEQELLQTLEEIIHPVAEQAASN is encoded by the coding sequence ATGTCACAAGACAAAGAATTAGAAATCCAGATGCAATTTCTGGAAGAAGCAACTGATTATTTAAATACCTTAGAAGGGGTATTGTTGGAAATTGATACTAGTAATCGTATCGATTTAGATAAAATAAATGCTGCACTCCGCGCCACTCACTCTATTAAAGGTGGCGCGGGGATGATGGGATTTAGATCGCTCAGTGATTTATCTCACCGTCTGGAAGATTCCTTTAAAGTTTTAAAAACTAAAAAAAATTCTTTAGAAATTGATACTCAGTTACAAAGTTTATTGCTATCTGGAGTTGACTGGCTGCGTCAGATTGTAGAGTTGCTTGCCGAAGGAAATGTTGTCGAAGATCAGTGGTTAGCAACTTTTTGTTATCCAATTTTTGATGAGTTGCACGATCGCTTAGGCGACCCCACCCCTGAGGATGCCTCAACCATGCTATCCCCAGAGGATGGCCAAGACGTTATTCCTTTGCTATTTTCCACTGAAGTAGAAGAGTGTTTACAGCGTCTAGAATCTATATTGACAGATAGCGAACAGCCTGGACTGCATGAAGAAATTACGATCATGGCAGCTGAATTGGGCGGTTTGGGTGAAATGCTCCAGTTGCCAGCTTTTAGCAAGCTTTGTGAGTCAGTAACGCAGCATTTAGAAACTGTTAGTAGCTCGCGCATTCCCGAAATTGCCCAGTTAGCATTACAAGCATGGCGGCGATCGCAAGCTTTAGTGCTGACAAATCAATTAGATAACTTGCCTACAGAAATTAACTTGGGTAGTTCTACGCAGCCCCCGCTACTATTACCAGCAGAAATAATACCGCAGCTTCTCCCCACAGATACCCTTGAAACAGAAGCAGCTTCAACAGCAGTTTGGCAAGCTGAAATAACTCCCGAAACTTGGATTAAAGATGAAGCGTTGGCGCAGCCCACCGCAGGTATCGCAGCCAATTTTACATTCGTAGATGCAGAATTTGCTGACGAGGTAAATGGTGTCAATGTCACCGAACATAATACTATCTTTTCTAGAGAAGATAATTCTCCCGATGCTAAATTTGGCGAAGGCAAAGGAGAGCAAAATGGCGTTGTAAAAGAGCGGGAAACTCATGAAAATAGTGTTAGAGTTCCCAGCAAACAACTAGAGCAAATTAATGATTTATTTGGCGAACTGATTGTTCAACGCAATGGGTTAAACTCACACCTAGAAAGATTACGCAAACTCGTTCGTAACCTCAACCAACGCGTCCAAGTTCTCGACCGTGAAAACCAAGATTTACGTATAGCTTACGACAAAATTTCCACTCAAGCGGCTGGGGTAAGGGCACAAGCTGAAAATGGTCATCAAATACAAGACACAGACAGGGAATTTGATACCTTAGAAATGGATCGCTATAACGATTTAAACCTGCGATCGCAGGAAGTTATGGAAACCATTGTTCAGGTACAGGAAGTTACAACTGATGTGCAACTCAGTGTAGATGATACAGACAATATTGCTCGGAAATTAAACAAAACATCCAAACAATTACAAACAAAATTAAATCACATCAGGATGCGGCCGCTGTCCGATTTAATTGAACGTTTTCCTAGAGCCTTGCGCGATTTAAATGTAGAGTATGGGAAAAATGTCCAGTTAAAAATTGAAGGTGGTAACACTTTAATTGAACGCAGCATTTTAGAAGCTTTAAATGAACCTTTAATGCACCTGTTAAGGAATGCCTTCGATCATGGTATCGAAGACTCTAGCACCCGCCGCCTTCTGGGTAAACCAGAACAAGGATTAATTGAAATTACAGCTACTCACCGCAGCAATCGCACCCTGATTACTATCCGTGATGATGGTTGGGGTATTTCTCTAGAAAAAATTCGCACCCGCGCCCTAGCTATGGGATTGGATGCTTCTCTACTTGCTAATGCTAGTGATGAAGAACTATTATCACTAATTTTTGAACCAGGTTTTACCACCTCCGAGCAAGTGACAGCATTATCTGGTCGCGGTGTTGGTATGGATGTGGTTCGTAACAACCTCAAACTGATTCGAGGAGATGTGAAAGTTGATACGGAACCAGGAGTTGGTACTACCTTCACCCTATCAGTACCATTTACCCTTTCGGTTGCGCGAGTTCTACTAGTAGAAATCAACAAAATGCTATTAGCATTTCCTACAGATGTCATTTCCGAAATATCCTTACTCCAAGACGAGCGAGTTTTTCAAATGGCAGGTAGTGAAGTCCTAAATTGGCAAGGAACAATGCTACCACTGATTCGCCTGACTCGTTATTTAGAGTTTAATTGCCTGCGCTACGATACTTCAGAATTAGAAACCCCGGCAGCAATTAATGCTAACAGCGTCTTAGTAGTCAAAGGTAATAATCAGCCAGTAGCGATCCAAATAGACCGTTGCTGGGGTGAACAGGAAGTTGCTATTCGCCAAGTCGAGGGAAATATACCTTTACCTGAAGGCTTTAGCAACTGCACAATTCTCGGTGATGGTCGAGTAGTACCACTAGTTAATATCAATGAGTTGCTGTATTGGATTGCTACAAATCGGAAGACTCCCAGAGGTACTCAATTACCATCGGCAAGGTTAAAAACACCGTTCCTCATATTTGATGAAGAGAAAATATCAGCAGCTTCAGTTAAGCAGAAAGGCACAATTTTAATCGTAGATGACTCGATTAATGTTCGTCGCTTTTTAGCGCTGACCCTTGAAAAAGGAGGGTATCAAGTAGAGCAAGCTAAAGATGGTCAAGATGCCTTAGAAAAACTCCATAGTGGGTTGAGAGTTGAGGCGGTAATTTGTGATATTGAAATGCCTCGCCTTGATGGTTATGGCTTTTTAGGTAAGGTAAATTCAGACGTTGATACAAAAAACATTCCCGTTGCAATGTTGACTTCTCGTAGTAGTAATAAACATCGACAACTAGCTATGCAGTTGGGAGCGAGGGCTTATTTTTCTAAACCTTATAATGAGCAAGAGTTACTCCAAACGCTGGAGGAAATAATTCATCCTGTAGCGGAACAAGCAGCGTCTAATTAA
- a CDS encoding damage-control phosphatase ARMT1 family protein: MNISHIPKLPIPPSLLGSEIGSFTEFTVTQRMPAIARRVIAENNFSSEINTSLENLATEMPTGFLQPLVNDTAEDFSAWNTYLEFYKGQRWIDVPWFFAETYFYRLILEITNYFRPGVWQGVDPFELQKSQGLEASLDSIILLCGQVKNWLDSSQIEEKSNQTALIALLYFALWGNRVDLSLWSAFENDRSRFDIQTQLAHILVNDASQVAELLTNSHGGRIDFVVDNAGFELVCDLSLVDFLLSSGLAHQVYLHLKPHPTFVSDAMIKDVHYTIKFLVATGNQQVISFAQRLQENIASGRLILSEDYFWTSPLAFWEIPNSLKNKLANASLVIVKGDANYRRLLGDRHWDFTTNIADIVCYLPVPMVALRTLKSEVVVGLKPEVIEEVAKSDSSWLTNGQWGVIQLVV, from the coding sequence GTGAATATATCCCACATCCCCAAATTACCCATACCACCGTCTCTTTTGGGGTCAGAAATCGGTTCTTTTACTGAGTTTACCGTTACTCAACGAATGCCTGCGATCGCTCGCCGAGTTATCGCTGAAAATAATTTCTCATCTGAGATTAATACCAGCTTAGAAAACCTGGCTACAGAAATGCCAACAGGATTTTTACAACCTCTTGTAAATGACACTGCTGAGGATTTTTCTGCCTGGAATACATATTTAGAATTCTACAAGGGTCAGCGTTGGATAGATGTCCCCTGGTTTTTTGCCGAAACTTATTTTTATCGATTAATTCTGGAAATTACCAATTATTTTCGCCCTGGTGTATGGCAAGGTGTCGATCCATTTGAGTTACAAAAATCTCAAGGTTTGGAAGCATCTCTAGACTCGATTATTTTGCTATGTGGTCAAGTAAAAAATTGGTTAGATAGTTCCCAAATAGAGGAAAAATCAAACCAAACAGCTTTAATCGCACTTTTATATTTTGCTTTGTGGGGAAATCGAGTTGACTTGAGTTTATGGTCAGCATTCGAGAATGACCGGAGTCGTTTTGATATTCAAACTCAACTAGCTCACATTTTAGTAAATGATGCTTCCCAAGTCGCGGAATTATTAACTAATTCTCATGGTGGACGAATTGATTTTGTTGTAGACAATGCTGGTTTTGAACTTGTTTGTGACTTATCTTTAGTGGATTTTTTATTAAGTAGCGGACTGGCTCATCAGGTTTATCTACACTTAAAGCCACATCCGACTTTTGTATCTGATGCCATGATTAAGGATGTACATTACACAATAAAATTTTTAGTCGCTACTGGAAATCAACAAGTTATATCTTTTGCCCAAAGATTGCAAGAAAATATTGCATCAGGGCGTTTAATACTATCTGAAGATTATTTCTGGACATCGCCTTTAGCATTTTGGGAAATACCCAACTCCCTTAAAAATAAGTTAGCCAATGCGAGTTTGGTTATAGTCAAAGGGGATGCCAATTATCGCCGATTATTAGGCGATCGCCACTGGGATTTTACCACTAACATTGCAGATATAGTCTGCTATTTACCCGTGCCAATGGTAGCTTTACGCACTCTGAAATCTGAAGTAGTAGTTGGTTTGAAACCAGAAGTTATTGAAGAAGTAGCAAAATCTGACTCTTCTTGGTTGACAAATGGACAGTGGGGTGTGATTCAGTTGGTGGTTTAG